A genomic window from Ascaphus truei isolate aAscTru1 chromosome 1, aAscTru1.hap1, whole genome shotgun sequence includes:
- the LOC142487957 gene encoding uncharacterized protein LOC142487957 — protein MLLLYIVAPEGHVSPETEQVSSPGSASSTHLEEHDEEDYDDDDDDATAIHTQIEASDHEDVPIETVLPANRPANTTYDAIVASEGKIVEAENRRHSDFMTVLERMIALQEETVSQLAHLHRVFIEVPKQLQKINTSFEALVVQQTQANYWRMTNVPQFNTSQPGSVHAGQFSPHSSDIHSPGPNVTGQVADIAVQVPDDILPLPSVQIQQQTPTKEPTKTKHKQLLLTSFWSKTTKDTHETDQPSLVQCLPTCSQSLPKSPVGESLAKSPVGESLPKSPVGESLPKSPVGESLPKSPVGESLPKSPVGESLPKSPVGESLATSPVGEQSLPKSPVGESLATSPAREVPEASQSGSVVPKVGGKRKRKIQETTSRPVTRSQKEQKK, from the exons atgttattgttatatatagttgcccctgaaggacatgtgtcacctgagactgaacaagtgtcttcacctgggtcagccagctcaacacacctagaag aacatgatgaagaggattatgatgatgatgatgatgacgccaccgccatacacacacaaatagaagcaagtgaccatgaagacgttccaattgaaactgttttaccggcaaatcgtccagcaaatacgacatacgatgcaattgtagcttctgagggaaaaattgtggaagcagaaaatcgtcgccattctgacttcatgacagtgctggaaaggatgattgcactgcaggaagaaacagtttcacaattggcacatctccacagagtcttcattgaagtgccgaaacagttgcaaaaaatcaacacctcattcgaagcattagttgttcagcaaacacaagctaattactggagaatgactaatgtaccacaattcaacacctcccagccaggatctgttcatgcaggtcagttttcaccacattcatctgatattcattcaccaggcccaaatgttaccggtcaagtagcagacattgctgtgcaggttcctgatgacatcctaccgctgccatctgtacaaattcagcagcagacacctacaaaggagcccacaaaaacaaaacacaagcagttactactgaccagtttttggtcaaaaacaacaaaagacacacatgaaacagaccaaccatcacttgtgcagtgtctaccaacttgctcacagtcactacccaaaagccctgtaggtgagtcactggccaaaagccctgtaggtgaatcactgcccaaaagccctgtaggtgaatcactgcccaaaagccctgtaggtgaatcactgcccaaaagccctgtaggtgaatcactgcccaaaagccctgtaggtgaatcactgcccaaaagccctgtaggtgagtcactggccacaagccccgtaggtgaacagtcactgcccaaaagccctgtaggtgagtcactggccacaagccctgcccgtgaagtgccagaggccagtcaaagtggctctgttgtgcctaaagttggtggcaaaagaaaaaggaaaattcaagagacaacaagcaggcctgttactcgctcgcaaaaggaacaaaaaaaataa